One part of the Phragmites australis chromosome 3, lpPhrAust1.1, whole genome shotgun sequence genome encodes these proteins:
- the LOC133911507 gene encoding 4-coumarate--CoA ligase-like 4 produces the protein MARSSEPEVDARSGYCATARTFRSKRADVPLPTHPDIDVVRFLSSRRHSGVVALVDAATGRRITFTELWGAVAGAASALAAPPLSLRKGQVALILSPNSVHFPVAALAAMSLGAVLTTANPLNTNAEIAKQVADARPVLAFTTRELLPKLPRADGLRVVLLEDARLPADAADPRVVATIEEISATPPDPTRRRDRVTQDDPATLLYSSGTTGPSKGVVATHRSLISMVQIVMTRFRLEDSDKTEAFLCTVPMFHVYGLVAFATGLLGCGATVVVLSKYELPEMLRAINAYGVTYLPLVPPILVAMVAHSKPLPLGQLRKVLSGGAPLSKEIIEGFKEKYPQVEILQGYGLTESTAIGASTDSAEESRRYGTAGLLSPNTEAKIVDPETGEALTVNRTGELWIRGPYVMKGYFKNTEATQSTLTPEGWLKTGDLCYIDEDGYLFVVDRLKELIKYKGYQVPPAELEALLLTHPEITDVAVIPFPDREVGQFPMAYVARKKGSNLSEREVMEFVAKQVAPYKKVRKVAFVTDIPKNASGKILRKDLIKLATSKI, from the exons ATGGCCAGGTCGTCGGAGCCGGAGGTGGACGCGCGCAGCGGCTACTGCGCCACGGCGCGCACCTTCCGTAGCAAGCGCGCGGACGTCCCGCTCCCCACCCACCCGGACATCGACGTCGTCAGGTTCCTctcctcccgccgccactcGGGCGTCGTTGCGCTCGTCGACGCCGCCACCGGCCGCCGGATCACCTTCACCGAGCTCTGGGGCGCGGTGGCAGGGGCGGCGTCCGCGCTCGCGGCCCCACCCCTGTCCCTCCGCAAGGGCCAGGTCGCGCTCATCCTCTCCCCCAACTCCGTTCACTTCCCCGTCGCCGCCCTCGCTGCCATGTCCCTCGGCGCCGTCCTCACCACAGCCAACCCGCTCAACACCAACGCCGAGATCGCCAAGCAGGTCGCCGACGCGCGCCCCGTGCTCGCCTTCACCACGCGTGAACTGCTCCCCAAGCTCCCGCGCGCCGACGGCCTCCGCGTCGTGCTCCTGGAGGACGCTCGCTTACCTGCCGACGCCGCCGACCCCCGCGTCGTCGCCACCATCGAGGAGATCTCCGCGACGCCGCCCGACCCCACGCGCCGCAGGGATCGTGTCACGCAGGACGACCCGGCCACGCTGCTTTACTCCTCGGGGACCACGGGGCCCAGCAAGGGCGTCGTCGCCACGCACCGGAGCCTCATCTCCATGGTCCAGATCGTCATGACGCGGTTCCGCCTCGAGGACTCGGACAAGACGGAGGCCTTCCTCTGCACAGTGCCCATGTTCCACGTCTACGGCCTCGTCGCCTTCGCCACGGGGCTGCTCGGCTGCGGCGCCACCGTGGTCGTGCTCTCCAAGTACGAGCTCCCCGAGATGCTGCGCGCGATCAACGCCTACGGGGTGACCTACCTGCCGCTCGTGCCGCCGATCCTGGTTGCTATGGTGGCGCACTCGAAGCCACTGCCACTGGGGCAGCTGCGCAAGGTTCTCTCCGGCGGCGCTCCGCTGAGCAAAGAGATCATCGAGGGGTTCAAGGAGAAGTACCCGCAGGTGGAGATCCTGCAGGGCTACGGACTGACGGAGAGCACGGCCATCGGCGCGTCCACGGACTCTGCTGAGGAGAGCCGCCGATATGGGACTGCCGGGCTGCTGTCGCCCAACACCGAGGCTAAGATCGTCGATCCGGAGACCGGCGAGGCGCTGACGGTGAACCGCACCGGCGAGCTATGGATCCGGGGGCCATACGTCATGAAAG GATACTTCAAGAACACCGAGGCAACGCAGTCAACACTGACACCTGAAGGTTGGCTCAAGACCGGGGATCTCTGCTACATAGACGAAGATGGGTATCTCTTCGTGGTGGATCGTCTGAAGGAGTTGATCAAATACAAAGGGTATCAG GTGCCTCCGGCAGAGTTGGAAGCTCTTCTGCTAACACATCCAGAAATCACAGACGTTGCTGTTATCCC GTTTCCTGATAGGGAAGTCGGCCAGTTCCCGATGGCCTATGTAGCGAGGAAGAAAGGGAGCAATCTGTCAGAGCGTGAGGTGATGGAGTTTGTGGCGAAACAG GTAGCGCCGTATAAGAAGGTTAGAAAGGTGGCTTTTGTGACAGACATTCCCAAGAATGCATCCGGCAAGATACTGAGGAAGGATCTCATCAAGCTCGCGACATCAAAAATATGA